In Vigna unguiculata cultivar IT97K-499-35 chromosome 3, ASM411807v1, whole genome shotgun sequence, a single genomic region encodes these proteins:
- the LOC114179570 gene encoding probable calcium-binding protein CML21: protein MGATLGKSDSPKKGWMPETKLEAKMVEAMQRRESHGCSVKSFNTIILKFPKIDESLRKCKAIFEQFDEDSNGTIDQEELKKSFSKLEISFTEEEINDLFEACDINEDMGMKFNEFIVLLCLVYLLKDDPAALHAKSQIGIPNLEATFETLVDTFVFLDKNKDGYVSKNEMVQAINETTTGERSSGRIAMKRFEEMDWDKNGMVNFKEFLFAFTSWVGIEDEENEEA from the exons ATGGGAGCTACACTGGGAAAGAGTGACTCGCCAAAAAAGGGTTGGATGCCAGAAACCAAGCTAGAAGCTAAAATGGTCGAAGCAATGCAGCGGAGGGAGTCTCATGGATGTTCTGTGAAATCATTCAACactataattttgaaattcccaAAGATTGACGAGAGTCTTAGAAAATGCAAAGCCATATTTGAGCAGTTTG ATGAGGATTCTAATGGGACAATAGATCAAGAGGAGTTGAAAAAGAGTTTCAGTAAGCTGGAAATTTCTTTTACTGAGGAGGAGATAAATGATCTTTTTGAAGCATGTGATATTAACGAGGATATGGGAATGAAGTTCAATGAGTTTATTGTACTTCTTTGCCTTGTATACCTTCTCAAGGATGACCCAGCAGCTCTTCACGCT AAATCACAAATTGGGATTCCAAATCTGGAGGCAACATTCGAGACTTTGGTTGATACATTTGTATTCTTAGACAAGAATAAGGATGGCTATGTCAGCAAAAATGAGATGGTCCAAGCTATAAATGAAACTACAACAGGGGAACGTTCTTCCGGAAGAATAGCCATGAAAAGATTTG AAGAAATGGATTGGGATAAAAATGGAATGGTAAACTTCAAGGAGTTTCTTTTTGCTTTTACAAGTTGGGTTGGAATTGAGGACGAGGAAAATGAAGAGGCCTAA